ATATCAAATGGAATTTCACGAAATTCCTTGTTGACCGAAATGGCCAGGTGGTTAAACGTTATGCGCCAACTACTGAGCCGGAAAAAATCAAGAATGATCTTGAAAAATTACTCTAAGCATTGTGAAGGATGAGTCACTTGAACGACTTTTTAACATTGGAAAATCAGTTGTGCTTTGCGGTCTATGACGCGGGAAGCCAGTTTACCAAACTTTATACAAAAGCGCTGGATTCCTTCGGGCTTACCTATCCGCAATATTTGGTCCTGTTAGCATTGTGGGAGAAGGACGGGCTTTCTGCTAAACAGCTCGGTGAAAGACTGAACCTCGGAACTGGTACCTTGACGCCGATGATCAAGAGAATGGAAACCAATGGCTGGCTAAAGAGGGAGCGGTCAACTGAGGATGAACGGAAAGTCTGCATAAGCCTCCTCTCAAAAGCATTCGAACAAAAAAAAGCCATCGTGCAAAAAATTGCCGCAGAATTGAAGCTCTGCAATATTGAATATGAAGAGTATGAGCAGTTGATGAAACAATTAAGTGTATTGCGGGGAAAATTGAACATGTATAACCGGTCTTGAGAACGAAGGAGAATAGTGCAACAAGAAAACGTCTCCGATTTTATTCGAACTAAAGGAGGATAAATATATGGTCAATTCCGACAGACCAAGAAGGATACTTTTAGATTTAGCAGTTACTTTAGATGGATTTATCGAAGGTCCTAAAGAGGAAGTAGACTGGTGCATTATGGATCCGGATATGGACTTCAAGAACTTCTTACAACAAATAGATACTATTCTGTATGGTAGAAAAAGTTATGATTTATGGGGTAAGTATAAACCTGATTCTGACGTTTCTGATACAGAAAATGAAATTTGGGAATTGGTCCATAGTAAAGAGAAATATGTTTTTTCAAGAACTCAAAATAGGCCAGAAAATAACGTGACATTTATTAGTGAAAATATTGAGAATGAAATAACCAAATTAAAGAATATGCCTGGTAAAGATATTTGGCTTTATGGTGGATCGAGTCTTATAACAACGTTTATAAACTTAGGACTTGTAGATGAAATTAGATTATCTGTTCACCCAATTATTTTAGGAGAAGGAAAACCCCTTTTTATTGACATTAAGCAAAGAGTGAATCTAAATTTAGTTGAAACAAAAAGGTTTTCCTCTGGTGTGGTTCAACTATGCTATCAACTTAATAAGTAGTACAAAATGGCGCTATCGTTAAGGATGAAGTAAATAGTAAAAAAACGCACCGGCACTGTTATATGATATTTCTTTCCCTATTCTAGTTCTTATTTTTGACAGGAAAAAGAAACCGTTCCCTTTCGCCTTAAGCTTTTTGTATTCAAGAATCAATTAATTCACCGAATTTTCATTGACAAAAAATTAGCAAAGATATTATATTAGAAGTCCTGTCAACTTTTCGTTGGCGTAAAGGGGACTGTGAAAAGTTCATTCTTATGGGAAAGGGAATGATGAAATGAATAAAGAACAATTAGTGGAAAGCGCGCGCCAGACAAAAAAGAATGCGTATGCGCCTTATTCCAAATTTCCTGTTGGGGCAGCTTTGCTGCTGAAAGATGGTACCGTTTACAACGGAGTGAACGTAGAGAATGTTTCATTCGGTGCGACGAACTGCGCTGAGAGAACGGCTATTTTTACAGCAGTGGCGAACGGTTACAAAAAGGGTGACTTCGCAGCGATCGCCGTTTCTGGCGATACAGCTGACTTCCTGCCGCCTTGCAGCATCTGCAGGCAGGTGATGGCCGAATTCTTTTCACCAGACATGCCGGTGTACCTGACGAATGATAAAAAAGAGATCCGGGAATTGGCATTGAAAGAATTACTGCCATATGCGTTCACGGACTTAGATATGTAATGTATACTGGATAGTTTGAGAGCATGTTTTGATGATTCCATCAGGACGTGCTCTTTATTTTTTTAGATGCTTTAAGATTTCACACTGTTTGAAAATAAACGGAGAAATTCCGTTTAAATCTCACAAGTCGCTTATTTTCATAAAAATAAGCACTAGCTTTGCAACGAGACACCAAATTTAGTTAATTTTAGTTTATTTTCAAACTTAGTTACTTAGCTAGTTAGCGTTGGAAACAAAAAAAGGCATACCTGTTTAAAACAACAAGTTACCAAGCAAGTTAGTTAGCATCTTATTATCCGTTTATCTTTGGACAATTTGGACGGTCTTCAACTTCTTGGGATATTTTCTTGGCCGGCCGGGTTTTCCTTTCTTTCGCCTTCCTTTGGATCTTCTGCTCGGCTCCCTGAATAAGGCTTCTATAAAATAATCCCATGAGTCATACCAGTATTGACGAAGGTACTTGAGTATTTCCCAAGTGGATTTTTTAGAACAAGTCTGAATCCTGACCAATTCACAAAGCCCATAAGCGATCATGGCGAGCCATAACTGATTCCATACAGCCTCCTTTTTATGGCTGTAGAACTTCACCAACTTAAGGTGCTGTTTGATCCATTTGAAAAAGAGCTCGACTTTCCATCGTTGGCGATAAATCTCTGCGACTTCACTTGCAGTAATGTCCCGTCGGTTCGTGACTACCCTGTATTTATTGCCTTCGTCATCAAGGAATTCTACAAGACGCAATGAGATGATCTCTTCCGTCTTGGGCTTCTTAACCTGAACCTCAGCGTCTAAAACAATGTTAGGTTCACCATGAATGTCATGCTTATTCACGATTGTCAGCTTTGAATTCATTTTTACCCTGGCGACAAACTTTAGATTCTTTTGGATTAAATCTGAATAGAGAACATAACTGATGTATCCTCGATCATAGATGTAGGTGACAGCTTGGTCGACCACCAGTTCAAGCGCGACTTCCTTGTCATCTACTCCGGTAGTAGAAAAAATCGATTTGCCAGGATAATAGGTATTTTCATCCGCGACAATCAAACAGAGATGAAGCTTTACTCCATTGTTTTTCTTGGTGGAATAAGCCCATTCACCCGCCTTGGAAGGGAGCGAGAATTGAGAAGAGTCTACAGCGGCCAACTTTCCTATCTTCTCAAAGCCAGGCAGGCGTTTATGATGTTGGTCAATCTGCTTAAAGATTCGGAATGCAGTCTCCTGCAGGAGACCGGTTGGCAGCTTCATAAGCTTTCTGTTAATAGAAGATCCATGTATACTCTTAAGCTCCAGCAGTTCCTTGAACACCTTCTTGGATTTAAGGTTCTCACTCAAATCCCATAGGGATTCACGTCTCATAAGCATTCCTTCTACCGTCATGGTAATGACATGGCCAGAAAAAAGTTTGTGTGCTTTATGGTCCATAAAGGGGTCACGATAATTCTCAAGATTTAACAGTGCCAAACACTTTTGAACTACAGTTGAGTCGGGTAAAGTTTGATTGGGTATAGAACTCTTTGAGTTCATAGGAATCCTCCCCTTGTAGAATAGGTGTTTAGCAACTTGTTGTTACCATTCTACATAGGAGGATTTTTTCTGTTTAAAACCTTTTATTGGTTAAATGCCATTATTTGGAACAGCTTTGCAAGACTAGTGAAAAATAAGGGATGTTTTTCCGGTTATTTCAATGAAAACCTTGAATTTTGGCATTTTTAGAGCAGCTAACCGGAATTAATACGCTTATTTCTGCTGAAAAGGATCGTAAATAAATATTAGACGGAAATTCTCCGTTTATTATTAACCTCTCTATACAAAATCAAAATAGTAAGAAAGCAAAAACTTTTAAAAATTCTTTGTATGAACAAGACAGGCTGGCGGTCCAGTTACCATTGGTCGCAAGCTTGTTAACCAAAGTAGTGTCTTAGTATCGAATATGTTTTATGTAATTTGTAAAGTAGGCTTTACAAAATGTAAAGTGAAGTATACAATTGGATTATCAGATAAATTGGAGGATGTTGGAGTTGAGCTTTTTTTTAGCTTGATATGTATAGTTGGCTTTACAAAATGTAAAGTCTAGTATGCATTTTTATTGTGAAAGGTATGGTGTTTGAAGCTAATGGGACTTACCAATCGTGTTAAAGAATTGAGAGCGAAGCATCGTTTTACGCAGAACGATTTGGCTGAGAGGGTTGACGTGACAAGACAGACGATTGTTGCTCTAGAGAAGGGGAGCTATATACCGTCCTTGTTACTGGCGATGAAAATTGCCCGTGTGTTTCAGCTGCCAATTGAAGAGATTTTTTTTATGGAGGATGAGGGAAAATGAATCAAAAATTTCTAATGTCAGTCGGAATATTTGTCTTGTTTGCATGGGGGATGATTGCTTTTTATTATGCCCAGATGGATTTTGCAGAAGTGTTAAAGAATCCAGAGCCACCCTGGGAAGTGACGATCAATGCGACTCCTATATTTGCCGCCTTAGTGATCGGTGGAATTTTGTCAGCCACTTTGTTCATGAAGAGCAAAAAGAAGAACAAATCTATTGCCAAGGCTTTCTTTCTGCCGCCTGAGTTTGAAGAAAGTGACGAAAGAGAACAAGAGATTACGGCCAAAGCTTGCAGAGCATCCTATGTCACGATGTGGTATACATTCCCAATCCTGACAGCACTCATGCTGCTCTATCCTTTCATTTCAGAATCTGTTCCTTATTATCCAGTCATTATCGTCATGCTGTTTCCGCTTGTCCAATCCACTGCCTATTTCTTGTCATGGAAAAAATATTATTAATAAAGCGTTTTAACAGTTGGTGTAAAGCGGTGTTTCGTAAATCAATGGCAGCAGCATTGTTTTTGAAAGATAAACGGTTTGGAGTGGACGTAGTTTGTTGCGAGGAATTGATATGTAACAGAAGTGGAGCATAATCTGATTGTTTTTCAGAATATGCTCCTTTCGTTTTAATAGGGAAGTCTCGACAATGTTTAGTTCTCATTCTGTGATTAACTGGGATAAAGAAATAAGAAATACTTCCATTTTCTTTCTATATATTAAAAAGTGCTCACTTGCTTGAATCCCAGGTCCGATAAAGCTTTTTCTAATGAACTGCTGATTTTTGTTATGTTAAAATCTAATCCTATGCGGGTTATGGTTTGTGCAATCGCAGGCCGGATCCCTGTGATAATGATTTCTACACCGATTAGTTTTAGTGTATTCACAATCTGAAATAGAGAATTTGCAACGAAACTATCGATAATCGATACGCCTGATAGGTCCATAATGAAATATTTCAGCTTAAGTCTAATCGATTCATTGATAGAAACCTGCATTATCATTTTTGCGCGGTCATTATCAATCGATCCGATTACTGGCAATACGGCAATTCCAGGAGAAATCGGAACAACAGGCACAGACAGTTCCTTTAATTCTGTAAATGCTGACTTTACACGCTCGATGTTATGTTTCTCGTGAACCTCTCCAGTAATTCTAAAGATGGAATCAATCAGCTTGTCGAATATTTCCGTTATTTTGACCATCGTGTTACAGGAAATCCTATTCTGCTCTAATTCATCGGTGAATATTTCCCAAATGACCAGGCGGAAAAGCGAAATGATCCGTAATGCTACCGTTAAAGAAACTCCATATCGAACGGTTTGGTTTGCTACTTCTCTTGCCCAATTACCTACAGATCTATATGCTTCTTCTTGATTTTTATATAATGCTTCCCCAAAATAACCTATTAATTGAGATCTATATTTCAAATATTCCGCCTCTGGCATTTTAAATTTTTCAAAGTGCTCTGAAGTATATTTAGGAATATTTTCGCTGAATAATCTAGCAAGCTCATGTCGGTGATCGTAGATTTTTTTGCCTATGAATTCGAACTCTTCTTTTGACACTGGGAACCATCTCCTCACAAGGGAATTCTTGTACCTCTGGTTATTTTTACAGATTGTAGAATGGGATTATTGATCATTTGGCAACGGATAAAACAAACAAATGATGAAGAGGTGAAGAATGAATAATCAAGCTCATGAGGATTTTGAAGATTCTGAATGCTCCCTACACACTAACATAAATACCCAGTTATTGCGAGAGAAACTTATGGGTGTTTTTTTGAGGCGGGACCAGCAAAAACCTTGATAGGTCTTTAAGCGTGGGTTCTTTTTCGTTGCTCATTTTTCTATACAGCAGGAAAGTATTGTTGTAATATTATGTTATACGATATATCGTCATACATAATAACGAGGGACATAATAAGAGTTTTAGGAATGAAGGGGTGTTTTTGATGGCGTATTCTGGTGGACCGATGACGGAAGCGATGTACTATGTGCTGCTGGCGTTGATGCGGCCGAATCATGGATACCAGCTTATGCACGCGATTACAGAGGTCTCGAATGGCCGGCTGAATATGGGTCCCGGTACGCTTTACGGAGTCCTTTCACGGATGCAAAAGGATGGTTTAATTTCATTAGCCGAAAATGATGGCAGAAGGAAGACTTATGAAATCACGCTGGAAGGAAAACAAGCTCTACAGGTTGAGTATGACCGGCTGAAAGCACTGATCCAAGACAGTTGGGTTTTAGAGGAGGATGCTCGAAATGAATAGATCGGTCTATAAGCTTCGCCCCAGTGATTTTTGGCGGATCGGAGAGCATGAAAGCTGGTTTACTGATATGGCGGCCAGGGGACTTTATTTGAAAAAGATGGGCATCCATTTTGCCAGGTTCGAAAAGGGAGAACCTAGGGATATGAAGTATAGAATTGATGTATCCACGACGAAAAGGATTCCTGGTGAGCAAATTGAGATGTATGGTGAAAGTGGATGGGGTTATGTGACCAGTTATGGTCAGTTCCACGTGTTTTCATCGCCGGCCGAGGAGGATGCATCGGAGCTTCATACCGATCCAGCTGAACAGGCTTATACCCTAAAGGAATTGGATAAAAAGCTGGCGTGGAATGCGGGTAGTGCGATTATTGGCATGGTATTGATGTTCGGGATGATGGCATCCATTTGGCTCCTTGATGGCACACCTACATACGTCATGGTAGATGGCTCGATGATCACGCAGACGATATTAACGATTTTCATTGCATATACTGCCTATCATTCATTACGTGCTGCCTTATCGATCCGGGATTTGCGCAAAAGACTAGTCGAAGGGAAACCGATCGACCATCATGCTTCATGGAAAAAACATCACCGAATCCATACGGCAGCTGCTTTTCTTTTTACAGTGGTGGTGGGACTGAGTGCCATCATTCCGTTTGCACAGCTTGCGAAAATGGAGACAAATACCTTGCCAGAAGGAAGCGTGGACCTGCCGATTGTCAGGTTGGCAGATGTAGAAAATGACCCGGACATGATAAGGGCAGAAGCCGAATATATGAGTGACAATGTGGATTGGGGCAATCGACTTTCTTCTGAATGGAGTCCTTTAGCACCCGTTCAATATGAATCAGATGAAAGCGGTGTGGTTCCCGGGAAGCTGTGGGAAGATCTCAGCGGAGAATATTCACCAGCCATCCATACAGAATATTACCAGCTCAGGTTTCCTGGGATGGCGGAAAACCTGGTTTCTGACTTAGTGGAACGATATCGTTATGACAACAGCCTGGATGAATATGTTGAAAAGAAACACGCTGATTTAGATTTATTGATTGTGCATGCTGAAGAGGGAATGAAAGAGGTATTTGCTGCTCATGGTGATGCAGTCATGTATGTGCGTTATCATGGGGATGCGGATGTCAGCACGGTGATCGAAAATGTGGTGGGGAAGATTCGTTGATTTTTAGATTGATAGGAGGGGATATGGTTGAAAGTAAATGCGACCTACCTTATGCGATTGGCAGCGCTGATTATCTTAATCTTTGGAGGCACTTTGGTCATTGTCTATTCCCAAACGGGTGAAGTATTAATGGATCAGGTTATTGGAACTTCTATTGGAGTGGTTTTGTTGATCGCAAGTTTCATTTGGAGATTGATTAAGAGAGCTTGATAATGGTTTGAGGGGGATCTGGTTGGAAGGAATAGATCCGGGAGTTATATTTGCCCGGTTTTACCTTTTTAGCCGGAAACGAGGAAGATATCAGGCTTTTATGTGCCCGGTTTTCTGCTCTTGGTCAGAAACGGGGAAGATATCAGGCTTTTATGTGCCCGGTTCTGTGCTCATTGTAAGAAACGGGGAAGATATCAGGCTTTTATGTGCCCGGTTCTGTGCTCATCGTAAGAAACGGGGAAGATATCGAGTTTTTATGTTCCTGGTTTTCTGCTCTTGATCAGAGACTGGGAACACTTCTAAATACGAACATGAATGTGGGTATTTGCAATTAGTTTTAGGGGGTAGAATTTTTGCAAATATTCTTATTGATGTTTGGTTTTGCGGTGTGGGTATTCATTCTGTATTATTTCCGATCATTGCGAAGGATTTACATAAGAGTACCAAACAGAATGAAGTAATCATTAAGCTTTTGGAGAAAAAGATTGTTAAAGAAGAAGAATGATAATCAAAAAAAGAGCAGTATTTTCGTATGAAACGAAAAATACTGCTCTTTTTCATATTGAAAAGAACAAAATCCTGTGGTAACTTTATATAGATACGCATTCTTTTATTAAATAAATATAATTATCCTTATTTTAATTATACAATGCAATCGAATCGGTAGTCAACTCTTTTATCAAAAAAGTTTAGGGGTGTTGCTATGAATTTGAATCTTCAGGATGAGCAAAAGCGATTGGACAGTGTGATGGAGGCCATTACGGACGAACTCCTCAGAGTGGAAGAAGAAACTTCTAGGCGTAAAAATGAAGTCGTCAACATCCGGAAACATTTTTGGGATGAAGTGAAGGTAAATACGGATACTTTTGATGATTTTCTTGAAACGGTTATTGGCTTGAGACAGGAAGCGCAAGCTCTGTCGGTAAGCCAGAGTACACATAGACACTCTTCCAAGCGTCTGGCCACGCTGCGCCGCATGAAGGAGATTCCTTATTTTGGTCGTATTGATTTTACGGAAGACGGTTCTTCCGCTCCGGATCAAATCTATATTGGGATTTCCTCGCTTACCGATGCTGAGGGTGAAAATTTCTTGATCTATGACTGGAGGGCTCCAATCTCAAGTGTTTATTACGATTACCAGCCTGGACCGGCAAAATATCAAACCCCGGGAGGGACCATCGATGGCCATCTCGAGAAAAAGTGGCAATATCTCATTCGTGGCGGCTTTTTACAGTCGATGTTCGATACGAGCCTGACGATTGGGGACGAAATCTTGCAGCTGGTGCTTGGCAAAGGCACGGATAAACATATGCATAATATCGTTTCGACGATCCAGGAGGAGCAGAACCGGATCATCCGCCATGACACCGGCAGGCTGCTGATTGTTCATGGTGCGGCCGGAAGTGGAAAGACATCTGCTGCCATGCAGCGAATTGCCTATTTGCTCTATAAATACAGAGACCAACTGAATGCAGATCAAATTATCCTTTTCTCTCCGAATACAATGTTCAGCAGCTATGTATCAAATGTCCTGCCGGAACTTGGTGAGGAGAATATGCAGCAGGCAACCTTCCAGGAATATCTGGATCATCGGCTAGGCAAAGACTTTGACGTTGAGAATCCATATGAACAACTGGAATATGTTTTAACAGCTAAGGATGATGAGTCGTATAAAGCCAGGGTAGCAGGCATCCAATTCAAAGCATCCATTCCGTTTTTTGAAGCGATTCTATCCTACAGGAAGTCACTCGAAGTGTCTGGCATGGTCTTTAAGAATATTCTTTTTAGAGGAAAGGCTATTGTCACTTCACAGCAAATGGAAAAAAGTTTTTACAGCAGCGATCCTTCGTTCCGTTTTCATGGCCGTCTTGAAAAATTAAAGGATTGGCTTTTAAAGGAAATGGATGAGGCTGAGAAGGTTGAACGAGATCAAGCATGGGTCCAAGAAGAAATCGAACTGCTTAGTGATGAGGAGTACCATAAAGCGCATGCCTATTTAGCAAAAAAACGGGGATATATAGGGGAATCGATACATGATTATGAAATCGAGGCCGATTCATTGGCCCGCCTGATTGTTAGACGGAAGTTTAATCCTTTGCGTAAAATGATCAAAGCTTATCGTTTCATTAACATCAAGGGAATCTACAAGCAGCTTTTTACCGGTAGCAATCAATTAGAGCGAGTACCAGAGGAATGGCAGGAAGTTTGTTTAGACACTGTAAAGATGCTCGATGATAGGAAGCTTTATTATGAGGATGCCACTCCGTTTCTGCTTTTAAAAGAACTGATACTGGGTTTTCAGATCAATAGTTCAATTAAACACATCGTGGTGGATGAGGCACAGGATTATTCGCCTTTTCAATTTGAGTTTTTGAAGCGATTATTCCCTGCAGCAAAAATGACTGTGCTCGGCGACTTTAACCAGGCGATCTTCGCCCATGCCAGTGAAATGATTGATTTTCACACACTCACCAGCCTATATGGGCAGGATAAAACAGAAGTGATCAACATGTCACGGAGTTACCGATCCACAAAACCGATCATTGAATTTACACGTTCACTCGTGCCGAACGGGGAAAGAATCATCCCATTTGAACGGGATGGCGAACAACCGGTGCTGACACAGGTGGAGAATCAAGAGGAACTGCACAGAAGGATTGCTGACAAAGTTGAACGATTGCGGAATGATGGTTACCGTAGTATCGCGATTATTTGCCAGTCTGCAGAGGAAAGCATGTGCGCGCACCAAGCCCTTTCAAACATTGAAGGAATTAAACTCATTAAAAGCAGCTCAATCGAATACGAACAAGGGGTAGTTGTCATTCCTGCCTACTTGTCCAAGGGGATTGAATTCGATGCTGTCATTATTTATGACTCATCGGAGGACGTTTATTCTGATGAGAGCTTGCGCAGAGTATTCTATACCGCCTGCACACGAGCGATGCATCATTTACAGATTTATTGTATAGGAGAACCGAGTCCTTTTTTACAAAAGGGGCTGGATGAAGGGTTGGTTAAGACTAAGTAATAGAGTTGGAAACAAAGTATGAAAGAAACCGAGCTGCCATTCAGGCAGCTTTTTCTGCTTGAACATTGCTATACTAGCAATAGGAACTATAAAAAAGGTGAGTGTAAAATGGAAACCAACGTTTTCGAACAAATGGCAAGACGCTATGATACCGAAGATCGAATTAAATTAGCAAAAGTAATCGTCAGTGAAGTGAAAAAGGGAATAAGGGAGAGTAAAACAAAATCGTTAATCGATTATGGCAGCGGGACTGGCCTCGTCAGCCTAGAGTTATCAGATTTAGTCGACTCTATTTTGCTAGTGGATTCTTCCAAACAAATGTTGGATGTTGCCGAAGCTAAGATTTCCCGCAGAGGAATCCGCAATGCGAAGGTTCTTTATTCAGATTTTACTCTGGAAACTCCTGAACTGAAAGCGGACATCGTCTTAATGTCGATGGTCCTTCTGCATATTCCAGATACGGAGAAAATCCTTCAGCAATTGTTCAGCATCCTGAATGAGGGTGGCGAGCTGATCATTGTGGACTTTGACAAAAATGATCAAATAGATCATCCGAAGGTACATAATGGATTTTCACATGAAGGGTTAAAGGATATATTATCAAAAGTTGGCTTTGATTCAATCAAGATTAAGACTTTTTATCATGGTAAAAAGATTTTCATAAATCAGGATGCGTCTATGTTTATAGCAAGAAGTTTCAAATAAGAAATCCTTTGCCGTTCTTAACGAATGGCCTATTTGAAATAACACACAAAAAAATCTAGCAATGGTAAAATTGACCTATTTCTATCCTGGTATATGGACTGCTTCCGTAGCAATTATTACAATAATAGTATTATAAACAGGAGGTGACTTATGGAAACAGCAGTAAACGGTCCGTTACTTTTTGAGAATATCTTCAATCATTTAACCTTTCCTGTTGTAATTTTCGAAATAGATCATGAAGCATCTAATGAGGTTCGGGTGTTGGAAGTCAATGAAACCGCCTGTTCCTTGTTTAAATATTCCAGAGAAGAATTTTTAACTAAGAAAGGAATTTCCCTCTTCAATCATTTATCTCCTAGGGTCCTGAAAACATTAAAAACCCTTTTATTCAAAAATGATCGTTTATCCACGATCTTGGAGCTTCGTGATAAAACGGGCCAAGTGTTTACGGTAGAAATCAATGCATCCTTTATTAACCAGGGTAGTAAACCGTTGATTTTTTGCATGTTCAAAGAGTATTCCAGTTCCTCCTGTGAAAATGATGCAGTAAGAGAAGAAAACAGATACTTGCGGATGATTTTGGATACAACCCAATCATTTGTTTTGATTCTTGATAAAGATGGCCGAATATATAGCTGCAATCAATACACTGAAAGGATGACAGGTTACAGCCTTAAAGAATTGCAATACCAGAAGTTTTGGGACATTTTTATTGAAAGTGAGGAGAAGGGTCGGATTTCGCAGTGTTACCTGTCGGGTAATATCCCACTTGAATATCAAAATTCCTGGTTGATGAAAAATGGAAAGAAACGACATATCAAGTGGAAGACTCAAACGGTGACTGATGCTGATGGCAATACTGATTTTGTCTTAGCCACTGGAGTGGATGTTACCGATGAAGTTCTTTCCTATAAAGAGCTTGATAAGAGCAGGGGAAAATACCAAACACTTGTCTCTTCGATGAATGACCTCGTTTTTACAATTGACCGCTCATACACCATCACCAGTGTATATGGAAAGTGGTTAGCAACTAACGGATTTACGAAGGAAGCCTTTGAAGAGAAGTCCATTGACCATTTGTTAAGTGATTGCATCATGCATCAGAAGGTCAAGAAGACTCTTGGCGGAGAGGTTTCGGAATTTGAATGGGAATTAGGATGTGCCGATAAGATCTACAGCTTTCATACTGTATTATCGCCGATTGTTTTACATGACAACACCGTAAGAGAGATTGTTGGTGTTACCCGTGATATAACTGAGAAAAAAAGCCTGGAAGAACACCATAAAAGGATTTATGAGGCACTGACAAGTGGAGTGATTGTCCAAAATACTTCCGGTGAAATCATCTATGTGAACAAGAATTCAACTGAAATTTTAGGTTATAGTGAACATGAACTTAAGAATATGACTTCAATGAGCAAAGACTGGGAAGCAGAGAACTCGGCAGGTGAAGCATTCCCAGGTGAGGAACATCCCGCTATGAAAACGCTGCGGACTGGGGAAGGACACAGCAACGTAGAAATGTTTATCTACAATCCTGAAAAGAAGGAAAAGCGGTGGATCCTGGTTGACACTCGGCCTATTTTCGAAGCAGGAAGCTATAAAAAAGTGGAATACGTCCTGTCTACCTTTTTGGATATTACGAAAAAGAAGGAAATGGATGAAGTTATGCAGCAAGCGCAAAAGCATGCGCTGGTAGGCAAAATTGCTTCAGGGGTCGTTCATGAGATTCGAAATCCGCTTACGAGTTTAATGGGTTTCTTGAAATTGTTCGAAGAAGGAGATCGGAACAGCCAGTTATTTGATTACCTTCCAGTCATAAAAGCAGAGTTAGAGCAACTCAATAAGTTTGCCAATGAATTCATAGAACTCTCCAATACTAATGAAGGTAAATGGGCTGAGGCAAACCTCATAGAAATCATCAATGATGCTATTCATGGATTAAAAATGGAAATAGACGACCGTCAAATAAACATAAGCATAGAATCAGACTATAGTGAGTCGATTTTATTATTTTGCAATGAACCGGATCTAAAACTGCTATTTATAAATCTCTTTGAAAATTCAATAGAAGCGATGGATATCCA
This portion of the Mesobacillus sp. S13 genome encodes:
- a CDS encoding MarR family winged helix-turn-helix transcriptional regulator; translation: MNDFLTLENQLCFAVYDAGSQFTKLYTKALDSFGLTYPQYLVLLALWEKDGLSAKQLGERLNLGTGTLTPMIKRMETNGWLKRERSTEDERKVCISLLSKAFEQKKAIVQKIAAELKLCNIEYEEYEQLMKQLSVLRGKLNMYNRS
- a CDS encoding dihydrofolate reductase family protein, producing MVNSDRPRRILLDLAVTLDGFIEGPKEEVDWCIMDPDMDFKNFLQQIDTILYGRKSYDLWGKYKPDSDVSDTENEIWELVHSKEKYVFSRTQNRPENNVTFISENIENEITKLKNMPGKDIWLYGGSSLITTFINLGLVDEIRLSVHPIILGEGKPLFIDIKQRVNLNLVETKRFSSGVVQLCYQLNK
- a CDS encoding cytidine deaminase, encoding MNKEQLVESARQTKKNAYAPYSKFPVGAALLLKDGTVYNGVNVENVSFGATNCAERTAIFTAVANGYKKGDFAAIAVSGDTADFLPPCSICRQVMAEFFSPDMPVYLTNDKKEIRELALKELLPYAFTDLDM
- a CDS encoding IS4 family transposase; the protein is MNSKSSIPNQTLPDSTVVQKCLALLNLENYRDPFMDHKAHKLFSGHVITMTVEGMLMRRESLWDLSENLKSKKVFKELLELKSIHGSSINRKLMKLPTGLLQETAFRIFKQIDQHHKRLPGFEKIGKLAAVDSSQFSLPSKAGEWAYSTKKNNGVKLHLCLIVADENTYYPGKSIFSTTGVDDKEVALELVVDQAVTYIYDRGYISYVLYSDLIQKNLKFVARVKMNSKLTIVNKHDIHGEPNIVLDAEVQVKKPKTEEIISLRLVEFLDDEGNKYRVVTNRRDITASEVAEIYRQRWKVELFFKWIKQHLKLVKFYSHKKEAVWNQLWLAMIAYGLCELVRIQTCSKKSTWEILKYLRQYWYDSWDYFIEALFREPSRRSKGRRKKGKPGRPRKYPKKLKTVQIVQR
- a CDS encoding helix-turn-helix transcriptional regulator, with product MGLTNRVKELRAKHRFTQNDLAERVDVTRQTIVALEKGSYIPSLLLAMKIARVFQLPIEEIFFMEDEGK
- a CDS encoding STAS domain-containing protein; the encoded protein is MSKEEFEFIGKKIYDHRHELARLFSENIPKYTSEHFEKFKMPEAEYLKYRSQLIGYFGEALYKNQEEAYRSVGNWAREVANQTVRYGVSLTVALRIISLFRLVIWEIFTDELEQNRISCNTMVKITEIFDKLIDSIFRITGEVHEKHNIERVKSAFTELKELSVPVVPISPGIAVLPVIGSIDNDRAKMIMQVSINESIRLKLKYFIMDLSGVSIIDSFVANSLFQIVNTLKLIGVEIIITGIRPAIAQTITRIGLDFNITKISSSLEKALSDLGFKQVSTF
- a CDS encoding PadR family transcriptional regulator, giving the protein MAYSGGPMTEAMYYVLLALMRPNHGYQLMHAITEVSNGRLNMGPGTLYGVLSRMQKDGLISLAENDGRRKTYEITLEGKQALQVEYDRLKALIQDSWVLEEDARNE
- a CDS encoding DUF2812 domain-containing protein, translating into MNRSVYKLRPSDFWRIGEHESWFTDMAARGLYLKKMGIHFARFEKGEPRDMKYRIDVSTTKRIPGEQIEMYGESGWGYVTSYGQFHVFSSPAEEDASELHTDPAEQAYTLKELDKKLAWNAGSAIIGMVLMFGMMASIWLLDGTPTYVMVDGSMITQTILTIFIAYTAYHSLRAALSIRDLRKRLVEGKPIDHHASWKKHHRIHTAAAFLFTVVVGLSAIIPFAQLAKMETNTLPEGSVDLPIVRLADVENDPDMIRAEAEYMSDNVDWGNRLSSEWSPLAPVQYESDESGVVPGKLWEDLSGEYSPAIHTEYYQLRFPGMAENLVSDLVERYRYDNSLDEYVEKKHADLDLLIVHAEEGMKEVFAAHGDAVMYVRYHGDADVSTVIENVVGKIR